A stretch of DNA from Doryrhamphus excisus isolate RoL2022-K1 chromosome 6, RoL_Dexc_1.0, whole genome shotgun sequence:
TCTTTCTATTTAAATAGAACCATCATCACGGTGAAGATTCTATTCAGTGTGGtctcacagtaaatgtgtgagATAGGAAAGGAGATCAATAGACTTTTATTATATAGTCTTACATCAGGGCAGCCTACTGAGCTGTATGAAAAATTTCTAATCAATCACAGGGTCAaactttggggtttaataacagcgtgtgtgtggtgtatttgaaaaataatagcacaggcaacacaaaTGTTCACGCTTTGTGCTACGATTGACAAGTAAAAGAGTGAAACACAAACTAATATATGCAGGTGCATTTCAATAAATTTGAGTATCTTTGAAAGGTTTGTTTAAGTAGCTCAATTCCAAAAGTGAACATTCTTATTCTATAGATTCACTCCACACAGTGAAATATGTTAagagtgaatgaataaaaactaaTTCTGTTTTACAGCACGAAAAACTCCAATTTAAGTCTGAAGTCATACCTATATAACTATACCTAACCATACTGaacattaaacataaaaatgtaataaaagtactgaataataaaaaacaaaattctctATGGTGCCTAGTTATTACTGTCTTTTCCGAgcatatccttgaacatgttcaaggatactatAGCGACCTAGTGTTGGACTTTTGTGATTTCTGCGTGTAACTGTGGGTGGATGCAGAAGGACAgctgagtttgctgatgttgttttgatgTGGTTATGGCCGACATGCAGCCTGTTTagtttttgcaaatttttttgaaattgttGATCGACCACCACCTCATCATCTTTGCAATGTCAGGGTAGACATTACAAACGACCTTTTATCCTTACTTATGGTCACGAAGGTCGAGTGTTGAGAATAGCGTGTACATAATGTTTCTCTTCTGCTGCaactacagtggtgtgaaaaagtgtttttcccccttcctgatttttgttgttttgcatgtttgtcacatatattagtatattagtgaGTGACAAAACAACTGAatgtaaaatgcattttttaatggaaCAATTTATGATGAAGGAAATGGTgagtttactgtatttttgtacGTTTGTCTACATAAGCACAAACATTGGAACATGCCCAGTGggatattgttttattaattcttGGACTATACTGTACAGACAGGAAATGTTTTGGACATAGACTTTGTGAAGTTTGAGGCGTCAAGAAGGAATATTTTTTAGGAACAGAAAGAGAGCAAGAACGAGAGGGAGGGAGGACGCACGTGGCACGTCGCTTATGGTCAGTGTTGATCCTCTCTTCCCTCGCCCATCACTCCTGGTTCTCCTCGATGATTACCTCCTCTCGTCATGGACGCCTTGCAGTCGCAACATGTGGGCGCCATCGGTCAGGAAGCACAGGACATGTATCGCACCCTGGTCTTCGACACGGCTCTCAGCACCCTGCTTGCAGTGACCGTGTACGTGGCGCTCAAAGTCGGCTTGGACGGCATTCGCCAGTGGCGCGCCCGGATCTCGGTGCTCATCGTGGGCTCCGGACCCGTGGGTCTGACCGCCGCACTGGTCGCTGTCCGCTCGGGTAAGGTGCTGAAGCTGACCGTACTGGACGAGCGCTACCGGAGCGCACTGCTGTGCCGGCCCCAGCAGATCGCCCTGGACCCACGCAGCGTCAAGTTCCTGTTGGGACTCGGCGTTGACTTTGACAACATGGAGGGTTGCTGGCACAACGAGCACTTCTTCACCAGGATAGGCGTGTTCCAGGAGTACCTGCTCAGCATCCTGGAGCAGAAGAAGCAGAAAGTGGATGTCAAGGTGCAGCTCGGCACTAAGGTAAGCACCATGGACATacttttaaaagtatatttttacacagcaTTCTCATGCATACTGATAGATGGACGAAATTATTGGAACAGGTCATCATTACCTATCACTCCCCCTGCAGTTCACCCCAAAAGACTAGAATAAAAAGACCTCAAACTGTTCCTCAAAGTTTGAACCATTTAATCAATATCATTATTGTATTGATTGTAATTGTCCATGCACAATCCATTCTCATAAACACATGTCAAGCTAGAGCACAAAACCTTTTCTATTAGTTCTAGAGTTgtgaaaaatgtcacattttattGTTGATCTTGTGTGATTTGCTCCTAAATGGTCTTGGAAAAGCTCTGGATTCGATTCcctcctcgggcatctctgtgtggagtttgcatgttctccccgtacatgggttttctctggtgttcctcccacattccaaaaacacgctaggttaattggcgactccgaattgtccataggtatgaatgtgagtttgaatggttgtttgtctatatgtgccctgtgattggctggcgaccagtccagggtggaccccgcctctctcccgacagctgggataggctccagcataaccatgaccctagtgagaataagcggtgcaccgcttattctcactagggtcatggttcattgaatgaatgaatgaatgatttccaaCTGAATTCTCTTCAGCATAATTTAGGACTTTACATTTGTACAACAGTCTATGAAAGTctcacctaaaaatgtcatatttaatgtattttagggtttttcaaaatatattttttttactaaaccTTGACAAATGTTTATACTGTTAGTTTATTAAAGTCTTATTAAAGTGCCTGGAGAAGAAGAGAACAGACATGCACACATAGCAATGTATTGAGGCTTATGAAGTTatcagttcattttcatttattgtctgATTAATTAGGTTATTATCCCAGACGAAGTCCTGGTCATGTTGCGTGACACCCTTGTGGTATTTACAATTTTCCTACTAATTTCCTGAGAACTCACAACAACAAAGTAGTGCAaactaaattataaaaaaaaacatgaagattATGAATAGCTTAATAACTTAAATGTAGCATTTCATACCCAAGTTAGCAGGGTGGGAATGACACCATGGGAACACCTCCCTCCCTTACTGTCTTGGCACAAAGAACTAACCATTAAAGAGGGGCGTGCATGTATGCAGAGTGTGGCCAAAGAGTGATTAAATGTTCACTGAATATTTGTGTCATGGCTGCTGACCAGAGACTTGTCGCCTGATTAAACAGTGTCAAAACAATGCTTACCATCTAAACCTGCGTATGAACTTGTTGCTCCTCCACATTGTTATTCCGGTGTGTGCCACAATGACTTTGGAAGGTTGACTTCCATCAAACTTCTGTTCTATTATCACCTTGTGTCCCATTTCCTTTTGATGAGACTGGAGATTGCGTTCAGtgacaatgtgttttttttttttttttctctctaccCTCTTCTTGTCTGTCAGTGCGTCTTTTCAAGTGTCTGCTATCCTGGACTTAGAGCCATTAGAGGTAGAGGAAGGCCCTTTCATCCTCTCTTTCAGCCTGTCGGTGCTTCCTCTGTACCCTTTGTCCCCCTCTGTCTCTGTACAATCTCAGGCTACATTATACAGGATTACTAAAGGCCAATTCCTATTATGTAGCGTACATCTCtacattggaaaaaatattagaccCTTTTTTCCCTTTAATGTCTGGTACAAGTAAAGGtaccaaaaatgtgttttcacagatgtaatgatgacaaaaaaatagcTTGTAATAGTCATGGTTTTCTTCATAGCAACCAAAATTAATAATCAGTAGCTATGGTATTGTACTGCTTAGGTATTCCATGTTGTCCTGTTCATTGTATTCTTCAGGTAACATATTTGTAGTGGTACTAGCCATTAAAATTATCAATAAATtgaagaaacattcattcattttctaccgcttatcctcacgagggtcgcgggcatgctggagcctatcccagctgtcttcgggcgatgggcggggtacaccctggactggtcaccagccaatcacagggcacatatagacaaacaaccattcacactcacattcatacctatggacaatttggagttggcaattaacctagcatgtttttggaatgtgggaggaaaccggagtacccggagaaaacccacgcatgcacggggaaaacatgcaaactcgaatACAGACATGTGGAgatgatgctaaccactcgcctgccgtgcagccaattGAAGAAAGACTGTATGTTAACATGTTGAGTGTACTGTTTTGAGAGTGCTTTAAGGCCTGCAGTCAACAATGCACATTTctacctttttatttttagttcacAGAAGAGTACCTGCGCCGGATTCCTCATGGTGAGTGGCCACGTGTAATCGTAGTGGCCGACGGCTCTTGTGGTGACTCTTGCTCAGTGCTAGGTCTCAGCTCCGATTACACCGTGGAGTCTTGCCACGCCTATGGAGCCAACGCCAGCATTGAGAGGTTGGACCAGAGACAGGTACAATAAACACACGCAAACAGGATATTGCAGGATATTATAGTGGCCATAAAGCTGTAATTTGAGCAAAGAGTGAATAAGAGAGGAGCTGAGAAATATAAACAACTCTGTCTGCATGTCgtcaaaaacaaatcaaactatattattatttattatatattattatcatatttactggactataagtcccTCCAGAGTATTAGTCTCataaggccaaaatgcataattaggtagaaaaaaaacatacagtaatttTTGtggataatttattttacaaactatgtgaccaaaacagac
This window harbors:
- the si:dkey-234i14.6 gene encoding uncharacterized protein si:dkey-234i14.6 isoform X1, with protein sequence MDALQSQHVGAIGQEAQDMYRTLVFDTALSTLLAVTVYVALKVGLDGIRQWRARISVLIVGSGPVGLTAALVAVRSGKVLKLTVLDERYRSALLCRPQQIALDPRSVKFLLGLGVDFDNMEGCWHNEHFFTRIGVFQEYLLSILEQKKQKVDVKVQLGTKFTEEYLRRIPHGEWPRVIVVADGSCGDSCSVLGLSSDYTVESCHAYGANASIERLDQRQVPTPEIRAHRLYFDLSAYGVEALREHRNATTKSGFHLKIYGTFRNRYMALVCPASDTKMVRFLRHTANSSVMKNIFHQSFNAYKTDIEPRLNDVTLYHMQCSRRLFEIQLSHRRVSAAYIEGDNVAVTVEGEAARVLNYDTGCGVNLGLRGLESMGTFIYRTATAADQNDILEALSAKMLHSRKMAETFKQSGLSESMYA